One stretch of Paenibacillus sp. FSL R5-0341 DNA includes these proteins:
- a CDS encoding response regulator, whose product MNGPLGARILVIDDEPQIRKLLKVTLQAHQFELHECGDGEEGVIQASIVHPDLIILDLGLPGMSGMEVLRRIREWSQVPIIVLTAKDQEGDKIAALDGGADDYVTKPFGMGELVARIRVALRHVAKTTDEPILRFGSLTVDLAQRQVELEGTLVKLTPTEYEMLKVLASNAGKIITQRQLLQQVWGGHHHESDSHYLRVYVGHLRKKLNEDPTNPRYIQTEPGIGYRFLLSAE is encoded by the coding sequence ATGAACGGACCACTAGGGGCTCGCATATTGGTGATCGATGATGAGCCGCAAATTCGCAAATTGCTCAAGGTCACCCTACAGGCGCACCAATTCGAACTCCACGAGTGTGGGGATGGCGAAGAGGGCGTCATTCAGGCCAGTATTGTACATCCGGATCTGATCATCCTTGATCTTGGTTTGCCGGGCATGTCTGGCATGGAAGTACTTCGCCGGATTCGCGAATGGTCACAAGTGCCGATAATCGTGCTGACAGCGAAGGATCAGGAGGGAGACAAAATTGCCGCGCTGGATGGTGGTGCAGATGATTATGTGACCAAACCATTCGGAATGGGTGAATTGGTTGCACGTATTCGGGTGGCGCTGCGTCATGTAGCCAAAACGACGGATGAGCCGATACTGCGCTTCGGATCACTTACGGTTGATCTGGCCCAAAGGCAAGTTGAACTGGAGGGTACTTTGGTCAAATTAACCCCAACCGAATATGAGATGCTGAAGGTGCTCGCCTCGAATGCGGGGAAGATCATCACCCAGCGTCAGCTTTTGCAGCAAGTATGGGGAGGGCATCATCATGAGTCTGACAGTCACTATCTGCGGGTATATGTGGGCCATCTGCGTAAAAAATTAAATGAAGATCCGACAAATCCCCGATATATTCAGACGGAGCCTGGTATTGGTTATCGCTTCTTGCTTTCTGCCGAATAA
- a CDS encoding AraC family transcriptional regulator encodes MSRIEMNVVPAGWTQMELILLFFGWEACDPAHYWGPGVRDSYIVHYIHEGRGTVYMGDREYKLNRGQGFVILPDTLIHYEADPQEPWTYSWFGFKGVQAKAFMQRAQLSPERPVYDAHDTNTMEHLYTEMVQASTRPGGDVMNQSLLYRLMAELISSSPVEEEIGQLLSSKETYIRQAVQFMENRYSQRTSILDIAQAVGLDRTYLSGLFKERYGMSLQSFFLEYRMNRAAELLQNPGLSVSEVAHSVGYTDPLLFSKMFKRVTGVSPKGSRNRD; translated from the coding sequence GTGAGTCGCATTGAGATGAATGTGGTTCCCGCCGGCTGGACACAGATGGAATTGATTTTGTTGTTTTTCGGGTGGGAGGCATGTGATCCTGCGCATTATTGGGGACCGGGTGTACGTGATTCTTACATTGTGCACTACATCCATGAAGGACGGGGCACCGTGTACATGGGGGATCGGGAGTACAAGCTGAATCGGGGACAGGGCTTTGTGATTCTTCCAGATACACTTATTCATTATGAGGCAGATCCGCAGGAGCCCTGGACGTATTCGTGGTTTGGATTCAAGGGCGTACAAGCCAAAGCATTCATGCAACGTGCCCAGTTAAGTCCAGAGCGACCAGTGTATGATGCCCATGATACGAATACGATGGAACACTTGTATACGGAAATGGTTCAGGCTTCTACACGTCCGGGAGGTGATGTGATGAACCAGAGTCTCTTGTACCGCTTGATGGCAGAATTAATCTCCTCTTCTCCTGTGGAGGAGGAAATAGGACAGCTCCTTTCGAGCAAAGAGACGTACATCCGACAGGCAGTTCAGTTTATGGAGAACAGGTACAGCCAGCGAACCTCCATTCTGGATATTGCACAAGCTGTGGGGCTGGATCGCACGTATCTATCGGGGTTGTTTAAGGAGCGCTATGGCATGTCGCTACAGTCCTTTTTCCTGGAGTACCGCATGAATCGAGCTGCTGAACTTCTACAAAATCCAGGGCTGTCGGTCAGTGAAGTGGCACATTCAGTTGGCTATACGGACCCATTATTGTTTTCGAAGATGTTTAAGCGAGTGACCGGTGTATCTCCAAAGGGTTCGAGAAATCGAGATTAG
- a CDS encoding histidine kinase, with the protein MEDSFKRKSPEEMLKMITKLQQGTLKIYIGPVSGSGKTYHMLREGNTLREQGIDVVICAVSTMRRPETVEQLGALERIPSIHWLRQSDDVEMKDLNLDALLVRNPEVVLVDGLAHRNREGARYATRLEDIQFLLRNNISVMTTVNVYELEGYTELARQLTGIAAEHTVPADTLELADEVKLIDVTPETILSRLAEGHLKGHEGEAVFRQGNLGILRELALRLVAEGVNESLREHREEMGITVTTGIMERILVSTQYHWNGSIYIRRGQQIAKRLNGDLCAVVFRNMKQPLTKEATVFRRNMIKLVEKFGGHMEELSILHRRNIPSTLARYAMEHQITRIVMGHSRRTRWQELWQGSVVNSLLRRLRGVDLFLVADRAAREGERVVPAKVNDVESLTYRRLSEQEMKEQIGQIQRGTFKIYIGAAPGVGKTYMMLREGNDLLRKGIDVQIGLLETHGRAETVEQMGHLSVIPRAQRVYQEARLEEMDAEAILCLCPEVVLVDELAHTNVPGSVRQKRYEDVLLLLNAGISVITTINVQHLESLNDAVENITGVRVRETVPDRIIQMADEVQLIDVAPQALRQRMREGKIYATTKVEQALANFFKIGNLIALRELALRELADDVDERLEAQQAKIALRGPWRRQEAVFVCVSSDHHAERLIRRGFRMAYRLKAIWHVHHIHIGESMSDEVKCHLEALEQLTIRLGGQFHIHHSPKLRDVPGILARKASEARATQLVVGQARRVWWLNGYRGSGSVVNRLVRLSRHLDVLIVADYDYELSGM; encoded by the coding sequence ATGGAAGACAGCTTCAAGCGCAAGTCACCGGAAGAGATGCTGAAGATGATTACGAAGCTGCAGCAGGGTACGCTCAAAATCTACATCGGCCCAGTCAGCGGATCAGGCAAAACGTATCACATGTTACGAGAAGGGAACACGTTGCGCGAGCAGGGCATTGATGTGGTCATCTGTGCCGTGTCCACGATGCGCAGACCGGAAACGGTAGAGCAGCTTGGCGCACTTGAACGGATACCAAGCATTCACTGGTTGCGCCAGAGTGATGATGTAGAGATGAAGGATCTGAACCTGGATGCACTATTGGTGCGTAATCCGGAGGTTGTGCTGGTGGATGGTTTGGCTCATCGCAACAGAGAAGGCGCTCGGTATGCTACCCGGCTGGAGGACATTCAGTTCTTGCTCCGAAACAACATCAGTGTCATGACGACGGTGAATGTGTATGAACTGGAAGGGTATACCGAGCTGGCACGACAACTTACGGGTATCGCAGCAGAACATACGGTACCTGCGGATACACTGGAACTTGCGGATGAAGTCAAGCTGATTGACGTCACACCAGAAACCATACTGAGCCGTCTGGCAGAAGGTCATCTAAAGGGGCATGAGGGGGAAGCTGTATTTCGTCAAGGTAATCTGGGTATTTTGCGCGAACTGGCCCTGAGATTGGTTGCAGAAGGGGTGAATGAATCCCTGCGTGAGCATCGGGAGGAGATGGGAATTACCGTTACAACAGGCATCATGGAACGGATTCTGGTGTCCACGCAATATCATTGGAACGGCTCGATCTATATTAGGCGTGGACAACAGATTGCCAAACGGCTGAATGGTGATTTGTGCGCCGTGGTTTTTCGGAATATGAAGCAGCCATTAACCAAGGAGGCAACCGTATTTCGGCGCAATATGATCAAGTTGGTAGAGAAGTTTGGCGGCCATATGGAAGAGTTGTCTATATTGCACCGTCGCAACATCCCGTCTACGCTGGCGCGTTACGCCATGGAGCACCAGATTACCCGGATTGTGATGGGACACTCCCGGCGTACGCGCTGGCAGGAATTGTGGCAGGGGTCCGTTGTTAACTCGCTGCTACGCAGATTACGTGGTGTCGACCTGTTTCTGGTTGCTGATCGAGCAGCTCGGGAGGGTGAACGTGTGGTTCCAGCTAAGGTTAACGATGTGGAGTCGCTGACATACCGCAGACTAAGCGAGCAGGAAATGAAGGAACAGATAGGTCAGATTCAGCGCGGCACATTCAAAATATATATCGGAGCCGCACCAGGTGTAGGCAAAACCTACATGATGCTGCGGGAAGGCAATGATTTGCTCCGTAAGGGCATCGATGTACAGATCGGCTTGTTGGAGACCCATGGGCGGGCGGAAACCGTGGAGCAGATGGGTCACCTATCTGTGATCCCTCGCGCACAGCGAGTGTATCAGGAGGCTCGTCTGGAAGAGATGGACGCGGAGGCTATTCTGTGTCTTTGTCCGGAAGTGGTGCTTGTGGATGAACTGGCGCATACGAATGTACCTGGAAGTGTCCGGCAAAAGCGTTATGAAGATGTCCTGCTCCTGCTGAATGCCGGCATCTCGGTGATTACCACAATAAATGTGCAGCATCTCGAAAGTCTGAATGATGCCGTTGAAAATATTACCGGTGTTCGTGTCCGCGAGACCGTACCCGATCGGATCATTCAGATGGCGGATGAGGTGCAGCTGATTGATGTGGCACCCCAGGCCTTGCGGCAGCGCATGAGGGAGGGTAAAATCTATGCAACTACCAAGGTCGAGCAAGCCCTTGCGAATTTCTTCAAAATCGGCAATCTGATTGCCTTGCGTGAACTTGCCCTGCGTGAACTGGCGGACGATGTGGATGAAAGGCTTGAAGCACAGCAGGCCAAAATTGCACTTCGAGGACCTTGGCGCAGACAGGAAGCCGTCTTCGTATGTGTAAGCAGTGACCATCATGCCGAGCGGCTGATCCGGCGCGGATTCCGCATGGCTTATCGTCTCAAAGCCATCTGGCATGTACACCATATCCACATCGGTGAGTCCATGAGTGACGAAGTGAAGTGCCATCTGGAAGCCTTGGAACAGCTGACGATTCGGCTTGGCGGTCAATTTCACATCCACCACAGTCCAAAGCTGCGGGATGTACCTGGGATATTGGCAAGAAAAGCATCGGAGGCGCGAGCAACCCAGCTGGTGGTGGGGCAGGCAAGACGGGTGTGGTGGCTGAATGGTTACCGCGGCTCAGGCTCGGTGGTCAACCGACTTGTACGCTTGTCGCGGCATCTGGATGTATTGATCGTTGCAGATTACGATTATGAATTGAGCGGGATGTGA
- a CDS encoding ATP-binding protein translates to MSERIKKETLPSHGKRVPAYVWVTLGVTLLTLLLHAIGMSGDLVNVALIYLFPVLVSAVYWGMGPAVYAASFSVIMFDFFFVPPYLSFTVEDLRYLISFVVYLAVAILTASLAGRLRQQLEMVKAREATTNSLYALSRQMTAITDLNTLLVNIATQVSLTLGKPAAVYLPDGQVDLLVTSSPASTSEGEKDGWGDGESEIAIAKWVYHHGQIAGKGSSTLRESPGLYVPLRTEEQIHGVLAVSMDAGEVHEQQEQLRLLEACGGLAAGAIARVKLAEEARLAQITAESERIRTALLDSVSHELRTPLTAIIGSATGLLENDALFTPEDRRELTGNIRDGALRMNRLVTNLLGMVRLESGMLQLNRKWCDVGDIISVVLTQVRGFSPHRNIQVELPDDPAFIYGDEVLLEQVLVNIISNAIKYSPDESRIVITVTSDKSLSQLMIWVADQGIGIPEAERTRIFDKFYRSESTQHVTGTGLGLAICKGIVEVHGGTIVAEPNPGGGTRMRINIPMEAHGLRFPYSEQGEVEE, encoded by the coding sequence TTGTCTGAACGAATAAAAAAAGAAACACTGCCATCCCATGGGAAACGGGTTCCGGCATATGTATGGGTGACCCTTGGGGTGACGCTGTTAACCTTGCTGCTTCATGCCATCGGCATGAGTGGTGATCTGGTTAATGTAGCGCTTATATATCTGTTTCCCGTACTGGTGAGTGCCGTGTATTGGGGAATGGGGCCAGCTGTATATGCCGCGAGTTTTAGCGTCATTATGTTTGACTTCTTTTTTGTACCGCCATATTTGAGCTTTACGGTTGAGGACTTGAGATATCTCATCTCCTTTGTCGTGTATCTTGCGGTGGCCATCTTGACAGCGAGTCTTGCAGGTCGGTTGCGACAACAACTGGAGATGGTTAAAGCACGCGAGGCCACGACGAACTCCCTGTACGCATTGAGTCGTCAGATGACAGCCATTACAGATCTGAATACCTTACTGGTTAACATTGCAACCCAGGTTTCGCTCACCTTGGGCAAACCAGCAGCTGTGTATCTTCCGGATGGGCAGGTGGATCTGCTGGTTACAAGCTCCCCTGCATCCACATCAGAAGGGGAAAAGGATGGCTGGGGAGATGGGGAGTCGGAGATTGCCATTGCCAAATGGGTGTATCACCACGGACAGATCGCTGGTAAGGGATCATCGACTTTACGGGAATCTCCCGGACTTTACGTGCCGTTACGCACAGAGGAGCAGATTCATGGCGTGCTCGCCGTGAGCATGGACGCTGGCGAAGTTCATGAGCAGCAAGAACAGCTTCGTCTACTGGAAGCATGCGGAGGTCTCGCCGCAGGTGCCATTGCCCGAGTGAAGCTGGCGGAAGAGGCCCGTTTGGCGCAGATCACTGCTGAATCGGAGCGCATACGTACAGCGCTGCTGGACTCTGTCTCTCATGAGTTGCGTACGCCCCTAACCGCGATTATCGGCTCGGCTACGGGATTGTTGGAGAACGATGCGCTTTTTACACCCGAGGATCGGAGAGAATTAACGGGCAACATTCGGGATGGAGCCTTGCGTATGAATCGTCTCGTCACGAATCTGCTGGGTATGGTTCGGCTGGAGAGCGGCATGCTGCAACTGAACCGGAAATGGTGTGACGTGGGAGACATCATTAGCGTTGTACTGACACAAGTTCGGGGATTCAGTCCGCATCGCAACATTCAAGTTGAACTGCCTGATGACCCTGCCTTCATTTACGGAGATGAAGTATTGCTGGAGCAGGTGCTGGTCAATATCATCAGCAACGCCATCAAATATTCGCCTGATGAGAGCCGAATTGTCATCACGGTGACGAGTGATAAGAGCCTAAGTCAATTGATGATCTGGGTAGCTGATCAAGGCATTGGTATACCGGAAGCGGAAAGAACACGTATATTCGATAAGTTCTATCGCTCGGAGTCCACTCAGCATGTTACAGGAACGGGGCTTGGTCTGGCGATCTGCAAAGGTATTGTGGAGGTCCACGGAGGTACCATTGTGGCAGAGCCGAATCCGGGCGGGGGAACGAGAATGCGCATAAATATCCCCATGGAGGCTCACGGATTGCGGTTTCCCTATTCAGAACAAGGAGAGGTTGAAGAATAA
- the kdpC gene encoding potassium-transporting ATPase subunit KdpC produces the protein MNMFLPAIRLSVVLMLICGLIYPLVTTGAAQLLFPAQANGSLITQDEKIIGSSLLAQDFQSPGLFQPRASNAGYDPTASAGSNRAVASEEYIGEMKEKMAQLQQENPGLKQIPADLVTGSGSGLDPDLSPEAAEAQIPRISEATGLSEQQLVQLVNEHTEGRQMGIFGEPRVNVTALNLALTAEMN, from the coding sequence ATGAACATGTTCTTACCCGCCATAAGGCTATCTGTTGTGCTTATGCTGATATGCGGCTTAATCTACCCGCTTGTAACAACTGGTGCAGCCCAACTTCTCTTTCCTGCGCAAGCGAATGGCAGTCTGATTACGCAAGATGAGAAAATCATCGGATCGTCCCTGCTGGCGCAGGATTTCCAATCGCCGGGGCTGTTCCAGCCCCGGGCTTCAAATGCCGGTTATGACCCAACGGCTTCAGCCGGTTCGAATCGCGCGGTAGCTTCGGAGGAATATATCGGCGAGATGAAGGAAAAGATGGCTCAGCTCCAGCAGGAAAATCCGGGATTGAAGCAGATCCCTGCTGATCTCGTGACGGGTTCAGGCTCGGGGCTTGACCCGGACCTCTCTCCCGAAGCCGCTGAGGCACAGATTCCACGCATTAGCGAAGCAACAGGGCTTAGTGAACAGCAGCTTGTACAACTTGTAAATGAGCATACGGAAGGTCGTCAGATGGGTATATTCGGGGAACCGCGTGTGAATGTAACGGCTCTGAATCTGGCGCTGACAGCAGAAATGAACTAA
- a CDS encoding alpha-glucosidase/alpha-galactosidase has product MNKITFLGAGSTVFVKNVLGDVMMTEALQDFELALFDIDAERLSDSERLLTSLARSIGSRCVINVYHDRKEALRGAKYVINAIQVGGYDPCTITDFEIPKKYGLRQTIADTLGIGGIFRNLRTIPVMLDFARDMQEVCPDAWFLNYTNPMAVLTNVMNVHGGIKTVGLCHSVQVCVPHMFDALGIDQTGVVAKIAGINHMAWLLEVTKDGQDLYPEIKRLAKEKQKEQHDDMVRFELMQRFGYYVTESSEHNAEYHPYFIKRNYPELIERFNIPLDEYPRRCVNQIEGWKEMRTKLFASENIEHTRSREYASHIMEAMETNQPYKIGGNVMNNGLITNLPREACVEVPCLVDGSGISPTYIGDLPPQLAALNRTNINTQLLTIEAAITGKKEHIYHAAMLDPHTAAELSIDDIVAMCDELIEAHGDWLPKYTS; this is encoded by the coding sequence ATGAACAAAATTACGTTTCTCGGTGCAGGAAGCACCGTCTTTGTTAAAAATGTATTGGGTGATGTCATGATGACTGAAGCACTGCAGGATTTTGAGCTGGCATTGTTTGATATCGATGCTGAACGTTTGAGCGACTCAGAGCGATTGCTGACCAGTCTGGCCCGTTCGATTGGAAGTCGTTGTGTCATTAACGTATATCATGATCGCAAAGAAGCGCTGCGTGGAGCCAAATATGTCATCAACGCCATTCAGGTCGGTGGATATGATCCATGTACCATTACGGACTTCGAGATTCCGAAAAAATACGGACTACGTCAAACGATTGCAGATACACTCGGCATCGGTGGAATTTTCCGTAATCTGCGTACGATTCCGGTCATGCTGGATTTTGCCCGGGATATGCAAGAAGTATGTCCGGATGCCTGGTTCCTGAACTATACCAACCCGATGGCTGTGCTTACCAACGTCATGAACGTGCATGGTGGGATCAAAACCGTAGGATTGTGTCATAGTGTACAGGTATGTGTGCCGCATATGTTCGATGCACTGGGGATCGATCAGACAGGCGTCGTAGCCAAAATTGCAGGCATCAACCACATGGCGTGGCTGCTCGAAGTTACAAAAGACGGGCAGGATCTGTACCCCGAGATTAAACGTTTGGCGAAAGAAAAACAGAAGGAACAGCATGACGACATGGTTCGTTTTGAGCTGATGCAGCGTTTTGGCTATTATGTAACGGAATCCTCCGAGCACAATGCCGAGTACCACCCTTATTTCATCAAACGGAATTACCCGGAGCTAATCGAACGCTTCAACATTCCACTGGATGAGTATCCACGCCGGTGTGTGAACCAGATTGAAGGCTGGAAAGAGATGCGTACCAAGCTGTTTGCCAGCGAAAATATTGAACATACCCGTAGCCGGGAATACGCGTCGCATATTATGGAGGCTATGGAGACGAACCAACCTTACAAAATTGGCGGTAACGTCATGAACAACGGATTGATTACGAATCTGCCGCGCGAGGCATGTGTCGAGGTACCTTGTCTGGTGGATGGATCAGGGATCAGCCCTACGTACATTGGTGACCTGCCTCCACAACTCGCGGCATTGAACCGGACCAACATCAACACTCAACTCCTGACGATTGAAGCGGCAATTACCGGCAAAAAAGAACATATCTATCACGCCGCCATGCTTGATCCACACACGGCTGCCGAACTGTCTATCGATGACATCGTAGCGATGTGTGATGAGTTGATTGAAGCTCACGGCGACTGGTTGCCAAAATACACGTCATAA
- the kdpB gene encoding potassium-transporting ATPase subunit KdpB encodes MILQALVDAFKKLNPVVMIKNPVMFIVEVGTFITLLLCINPDLFIASEAGRGYNIAVFFILLFTLLFANFAEALAEGRGKAQADTLRKTKSDTMANLVQKDGTIRQVSSTQLKKGDMVRVEVGELIPTDGEIMEGLASIDESAITGESAPVIKEAGGDFSSVTGGTRVVSDYIIMRVQTDPGESFLDRMISLVEGAQRQKTPNEIALTTLLAVLTLIFLIVILTMVPMANYLGIRLDLATLIALLVCLIPTTIGGLLSAIGIAGMDRVTQFNVLAMSGKAVEAAGDIDTLILDKTGTITYGNRMASEFIPVQGITSSEMTRAALQASVRDETPEGRSVVELAGKQGQSWSETEYANAENVEFTAETRMSGLNLISGMKIRKGAVDAIKRYITSEGGRIPGDLDEIANRIAKAGGTPLAVAIDERIYGVIYLKDTVKPGLKEKFAEMRAMGIKTIMCTGDNPLTAATIALEAGVDDFIAEAKPEDKIAAIKKEQQEGKLVAMTGDGTNDAPALAQADVGLAMNSGTMAAKEAANMIDLDSDPTKLLSVVSIGKQLLITRGALTTFSISNDIAKYFAIIPAMFILAMPQLQALNIMNLASPQSAILSALIFNAIIIPLLIPIAMKGVKYRAMSAERLLGRNVFIYGVGGVIVPFIGIKLIDMVLSGIL; translated from the coding sequence ATGATACTCCAGGCTTTAGTAGATGCGTTCAAAAAGCTAAATCCGGTGGTCATGATCAAAAATCCGGTTATGTTTATTGTTGAGGTTGGTACATTCATTACGCTCTTACTCTGCATCAATCCAGATCTCTTCATCGCATCCGAGGCTGGGCGCGGGTACAACATTGCTGTATTTTTCATTTTGCTGTTCACCCTGCTGTTCGCTAATTTCGCGGAGGCGCTTGCAGAAGGAAGAGGTAAGGCGCAGGCGGATACGTTACGCAAGACGAAGTCGGACACCATGGCCAATCTGGTGCAGAAGGATGGAACCATCCGGCAAGTGTCTTCGACCCAGTTGAAAAAAGGCGATATGGTCCGTGTGGAAGTCGGTGAACTGATCCCGACGGACGGTGAGATTATGGAAGGCTTGGCCTCCATTGATGAATCGGCCATTACAGGAGAATCCGCCCCGGTCATCAAGGAAGCAGGAGGTGATTTCTCCTCGGTTACCGGAGGTACACGCGTCGTGTCCGATTACATCATCATGCGTGTTCAGACCGATCCGGGTGAGTCATTCCTTGACAGGATGATCTCTCTGGTTGAGGGTGCTCAGCGCCAGAAAACACCCAATGAAATCGCGCTGACCACCCTGCTCGCCGTATTAACCCTGATCTTCTTAATCGTCATTCTGACGATGGTTCCGATGGCAAATTACCTGGGTATTCGACTGGATCTGGCGACATTGATCGCACTGCTCGTCTGCCTGATCCCAACCACAATTGGTGGATTGTTGTCCGCCATTGGTATTGCCGGAATGGATCGGGTTACGCAGTTCAATGTGCTCGCCATGTCGGGTAAAGCGGTGGAAGCGGCCGGGGATATTGATACATTGATTCTGGACAAAACGGGGACGATCACATACGGAAACCGTATGGCATCTGAATTCATTCCGGTTCAGGGCATTACTTCATCAGAGATGACGCGGGCTGCTTTACAGGCTTCTGTGCGAGATGAGACCCCGGAAGGGCGTTCTGTGGTGGAATTGGCAGGCAAACAAGGTCAGAGCTGGTCTGAGACGGAGTATGCGAATGCGGAAAATGTGGAATTCACGGCAGAGACCCGGATGTCCGGTCTCAATCTGATCAGTGGAATGAAGATCCGCAAAGGTGCGGTGGATGCGATCAAAAGATATATTACTTCCGAAGGAGGCCGCATACCGGGTGATCTGGATGAGATTGCAAATCGTATTGCGAAGGCCGGAGGTACACCGCTTGCTGTGGCCATCGATGAGCGAATCTACGGTGTGATCTATCTGAAAGACACTGTGAAGCCAGGGCTAAAAGAGAAGTTCGCTGAGATGCGCGCCATGGGCATCAAGACCATAATGTGTACTGGCGACAATCCGCTGACGGCAGCAACTATAGCGCTGGAAGCGGGCGTGGATGATTTTATTGCGGAAGCGAAGCCCGAGGACAAGATTGCTGCGATCAAAAAAGAGCAGCAGGAGGGCAAACTCGTCGCCATGACAGGCGACGGTACCAACGATGCTCCTGCTTTGGCGCAGGCCGATGTGGGCCTGGCGATGAATTCGGGCACCATGGCGGCCAAAGAAGCGGCCAACATGATTGACTTGGATTCAGACCCGACCAAGTTATTGTCGGTGGTCTCCATTGGCAAGCAGCTGCTGATTACACGCGGCGCACTCACAACCTTTTCGATATCCAATGATATCGCGAAATATTTTGCCATCATTCCAGCGATGTTCATTCTCGCCATGCCGCAGCTTCAGGCGCTGAATATTATGAATCTGGCTTCACCACAGTCTGCGATCCTATCGGCACTCATCTTCAACGCCATTATCATTCCGCTGCTTATTCCCATTGCGATGAAAGGGGTTAAGTATCGGGCGATGTCAGCCGAAAGGCTGCTTGGTCGCAATGTGTTCATCTATGGCGTAGGTGGTGTGATTGTACCTTTTATCGGCATTAAGCTGATTGACATGGTTCTGTCGGGGATTCTTTAA